The Setaria italica strain Yugu1 chromosome IX, Setaria_italica_v2.0, whole genome shotgun sequence genome has a window encoding:
- the LOC101764178 gene encoding glycine-rich protein 5-like has translation MASKAALFLALNLVLFVVTNACPYCGGGNNGHGGSGGHHGGGGSGGYGGGSGPGSGSSGGGWGGNNGGGGSGGNGGGYGPIGGGGNGGGVGPIGGGSGGIGPIGGGSGGGIVPIGGGSGGGYGPIGGGGSGGGGSGNDGTSGWYGHCPTNALKLGVCANVLDLIKAKAGVPVDEKCCPLLNGLVELDAAVCLCTAIKANVLGLNLNIPVNLSLVLNFCGKGVPTGFKCA, from the coding sequence ATGGCGTCCAAGGCGGCCCTCTTCCTTGCCCTCAACCTCGTGCTCTTCGTGGTAACCAACGCCTGCCCTTACTGCGGCGGGGGCAACAATGGTCACGGTGGCAGCGGGGGCCATCatggcggcgggggcagcggcggctACGGGGGTGGCAGCGGGCCGGgtagcggcagcagcggcggcggctggggaggcaacaatggcggtggtggcagcggcggcaacggcggtgGGTACGGcccgatcggcggcggcggcaacggcggcggggtAGGGCCGATtggcggtggcagcggtggGATCGGACCCatcggaggcggcagcggcggcggcatcgtacccatcggcggcggcagcggtggtgggTACGGCCCCATCGGtggtggaggcagcggcggcggcggcagcggcaacgACGGCACGAGCGGGTGGTACGGCCACTGCCCGACGAACGCGCTGAAGCTGGGCGTGTGCGCCAACGTCCTGGACCTGATCAAGGCGAAGGCCGGCGTCCCCGTCGACGAGAAGTGCTGCCCGCTGCTGAACGGGCTGGTGGAGCTGGACGCCGCCGTGTGCCTGTGCACCGCCATCAAGGCCAACGTGCTGGGGCTGAACCTCAACATCCCCGTCAACCTCAGCCTCGTCCTCAACTTCTGCGGCAAGGGCGTCCCCACGGGCTTCAAGTGCGCCTAA
- the LOC101764589 gene encoding flavin-containing monooxygenase FMO GS-OX-like 2: MRRAEVAVVGAGAAGLVAARELLREGHAVAFFEKSGRTGGTWAYDPRADADPLGRDPASPGAVHGSLYASLRTNLPRELMGFSGFPMAGRVFAGDPRAFPGHREVLAFLDAFAEESGVAARVRLRAEVLRVAPLGQGERWAVAWRGEDGEVAEEVFDAVVVCNGHCTAPLVPKIRGIDKWRGKQIHSHNYRVPEPFRDQSVVVVGFAASGIDIAAEISRVAKEVHIAARYSEDRLGKIELYQNVWMHAEIDGIQDDGRVHFAEGSAVAADTILYCTGYRYHFPFLDLDGLTVDDNRVGPLYRHVFPPKYAPNLSFVGLPFKTIIFQALELESKWVAAVLSGHTALPSEEGMMTAVREDYRRMEEAGRPKRHTHALWPEWVEYMNWLADQVGEPHLEARRRDVYDRVLKCIWSLDDRYRDRWEEEEESATVATLQRKGSICQASYRDSSR; this comes from the exons ATGCGGCGCGCGGAGGTGGCCGTggtgggcgccggcgcggcggggctggTGGCCGCGCGGGAGCTCCTCCGCGAGGGCCACGCTGTGGCCTTCTTCGAGAAGTCCGGCCGCACGGGGGGCACCTGGGCGTACGACCCGCGCGCGGACGCCGACCCGCTGGGCCGCGACCCGGCCTCCCCCGGCGCCGTGCACGGCAGCCTCTACGCGTCGCTGCGCACCAACCTGCCGCGCGAGCTCATGGGCTTCTCGGGCTTCCCGATGGCTGGCCGGGTCTTCGCGGGCGACCCGCGCGCGTTCCCGGGCCACCGGGAGGTGCTCGCCTTCCTCGACGCCTTCGCTGAGGAGTCCGGCGTCGCCGCGCGCGTCAGGCTCCGCGCCGAGGTGCTGCGCGTGGCGCCCCTAGGCCAGGGAgagcggtgggcggtggcgtGGCGCGGGGAGGACGGCGAGGTCGCTGAGGAGGTGttcgacgccgtcgtcgtctgcAATGGCCACTGCACGGCGCCTCTGGTGCCCAAGATCCGAG GAATTGACAAGTGGCGGGGAAAGCAAATTCACAGCCACAACTATCGCGTCCCAGAACCATTTCGAGATCAG AGTGTTGTTGTGGTAGGATTCGCAGCCAGCGGAATTGACATTGCTGCAGAAATCTCGCGTGTTGCCAAGGAAGTGCACATCGCGGCAAGATACTCGGAAGACAGGCTTGGGAAGATCGAACTCTACCAGAATGTCTGGATGCACGCAGAG ATAGATGGCATCCAAGACGATGGCCGAGTGCATTTTGCTGAAGGTTCAGCAGTAGCTGCAGATACCATTCTTTACTGCACAGG GTATCGCTACCATTTCCCATTCCTCGACCTGGACGGGCTCACTGTCGACGACAACCGCGTCGGACCATTGTACAGGCACGTCTTCCCGCCCAAGTACGCACCCAACCTCTCCTTCGTCGGGCTACCATTCAAG ACCATCATCTTCCAGGCACTGGAGCTGGAATCCAAGTGGGTCGCCGCCGTCCTGTCGGGGCACACCGCGCTGCCGAGCGAGGAGGGCATGATGACCGCCGTGCGGGAGGACTACCGGCGGATGGAGGAGGCCGGCAGGCCCAAGCGCCACACGCACGCGCTGTGGCCTGAATGG GTGGAGTACATGAACTGGCTGGCGGACCAGGTGGGGGAGCCGCAcctggaggcgcggcggcgcgacgtGTACGACAGGGTGCTCAAGTGCATCTGGTCTCTGGACGACAGGTACAGAGATCGatgggaagaggaggaagaaagcgcGACGGTGGCGACTCTGCAACGCAAGGGATCAATCTGCCAAGCGTCGTATCGTGATTCCTCTAGATGA